The Stratiformator vulcanicus genome has a segment encoding these proteins:
- a CDS encoding toll/interleukin-1 receptor domain-containing protein, translating into MAKLFICRKCGQRIRTSGYAQVRPERCSRCRALLEGDGIECPDHDVFISFSSVDLEDATQISQLLQREGFPSFFSQTGISAGDDWQEKLVSALEEVRAVVLVLSRDADQSVHVQREIKIAVEEKLPIVTYKLKSFREKKLRYAVTGLHFIEAYRLGKKESRRRLVKDVEEAVKRGRSRKTFVVQVSQWAQERWRGIRKTSKYLTLAATVAIVTLCATVWSMSTTSAARTEQLAESIQTSLPSTWGRREPSDASFSVEPGEHELIVTGTLDQQIAVMKDLNGRRRSSDVEPLKALVEGEMCRGFCDPADRPVYEKLFQLVRTNFDGMPLRQSLDAFDDVLRLGLDIDEAALKREGVYSGVEIELKLPPRPLHEIFRRVLHQHGWGYFVDRGVLRIVPKGDAAKRRYRVFFDVRDLVGIEIPEEDLAAISPSLTTTSNASDVTTSEIPVVPPEVVLDSDIAEQRQTVPIYREKVEIKLTGPSTIRAAFVDDNAETSHFFRPPEHLVYEAEAFSNIARAASDARETSLTEFKIRFADLSRTEGKEIVGRFVAYGNRERLSNDPFHLKSNDDDLGGLPLPLKITDRIASFVASGCQVDVVWYRPAPDSVAMLLEPEVSVTDSTDHELSQLSESCASGASPPAGAQTALEWAHARGLVIGRMTLSKAE; encoded by the coding sequence ATGGCAAAGCTTTTCATCTGTCGCAAGTGCGGACAGCGGATTCGCACTTCAGGTTACGCCCAGGTCCGGCCGGAACGATGCAGTCGATGTCGGGCGTTGCTCGAAGGCGACGGAATCGAGTGTCCGGATCACGATGTATTCATCAGCTTTTCGTCAGTTGATCTGGAGGATGCAACGCAGATTTCCCAGTTGCTGCAACGAGAAGGCTTCCCCAGTTTTTTCTCCCAAACCGGCATCAGTGCCGGCGATGACTGGCAGGAAAAATTGGTCTCTGCGCTCGAAGAAGTCCGTGCAGTCGTACTGGTGCTATCCCGCGATGCCGATCAATCAGTGCATGTTCAGCGGGAAATTAAAATTGCGGTCGAGGAAAAACTCCCGATTGTCACGTATAAACTCAAGAGCTTTCGCGAAAAGAAATTAAGGTATGCTGTTACCGGCCTTCACTTCATTGAGGCTTACAGATTAGGTAAGAAAGAGTCCCGCAGGCGCTTAGTTAAAGACGTTGAAGAAGCGGTTAAGCGTGGCAGGTCGAGAAAGACTTTCGTCGTTCAGGTTTCCCAGTGGGCTCAAGAACGATGGCGCGGCATTCGAAAGACGTCAAAGTATTTAACTCTTGCTGCGACTGTGGCCATTGTGACGCTCTGCGCGACGGTATGGAGCATGTCGACGACATCGGCTGCACGTACTGAGCAATTGGCCGAATCGATCCAAACGTCGCTTCCTTCGACGTGGGGACGACGGGAACCTTCGGACGCTTCGTTCTCCGTTGAGCCGGGAGAACACGAATTAATCGTCACCGGAACTCTCGATCAACAGATCGCGGTGATGAAAGATCTGAACGGCCGCCGGAGAAGCAGTGATGTCGAACCTTTGAAGGCGCTGGTGGAGGGGGAGATGTGTCGGGGGTTTTGTGATCCCGCCGACCGGCCGGTCTACGAAAAGCTGTTTCAGTTGGTTCGGACGAATTTCGACGGGATGCCGCTCAGGCAAAGCCTTGACGCGTTCGACGACGTTTTGCGCCTCGGGCTCGATATCGACGAAGCCGCGTTGAAGAGGGAGGGTGTCTATTCCGGAGTCGAGATCGAACTAAAATTGCCGCCACGACCGCTGCACGAAATTTTCCGACGGGTGCTGCATCAGCATGGGTGGGGGTACTTTGTTGATCGCGGTGTGTTAAGGATCGTTCCAAAAGGGGACGCCGCAAAAAGGCGGTATCGCGTTTTTTTCGATGTGCGTGATCTCGTCGGTATCGAAATTCCAGAGGAGGATTTAGCAGCGATCTCGCCCTCGCTCACGACGACGTCGAATGCCTCGGACGTAACGACGTCGGAAATCCCCGTTGTGCCGCCGGAAGTCGTACTCGACTCCGATATCGCGGAGCAACGGCAGACGGTGCCGATCTACCGGGAGAAGGTTGAGATTAAGTTGACCGGCCCCTCAACGATTCGGGCCGCTTTCGTCGACGATAACGCGGAGACAAGTCATTTCTTTCGTCCCCCCGAGCATCTCGTTTACGAGGCTGAAGCTTTCTCTAACATAGCAAGAGCTGCATCGGACGCTCGTGAAACATCATTGACGGAATTCAAAATTCGGTTTGCCGACCTGAGTCGTACAGAGGGGAAAGAGATCGTCGGCCGGTTTGTTGCCTATGGAAATCGGGAGCGGCTCAGCAACGACCCGTTCCATCTGAAGTCGAATGACGACGACCTGGGCGGGCTCCCGCTGCCCCTGAAAATCACCGATCGGATCGCCAGTTTTGTCGCGTCCGGATGTCAGGTTGATGTGGTGTGGTACCGACCCGCTCCCGACTCTGTCGCGATGCTGCTTGAGCCCGAAGTCAGCGTGACCGATTCGACCGATCACGAGTTGAGCCAATTGTCGGAAAGCTGCGCGTCTGGGGCGTCACCACCGGCGGGCGCTCAAACGGCACTCGAATGGGCCCACGCACGGGGGCTTGTCATCGGACGGATGACACTATCGAA